The Euwallacea similis isolate ESF13 unplaced genomic scaffold, ESF131.1 scaffold_54, whole genome shotgun sequence genome window below encodes:
- the LOC136418983 gene encoding uncharacterized protein, with translation MTKCLKRDAKIIHTPEFINAFDHCASNFAIGAVLSQEPIPIDKPIAYASRTLNDTETKYSTIEKELIKLNLYDNESVVNNPGDTDANIKEYLENQTEISAQGNDDDTNEPGPSQRKINVISDIRLHPVNLPNTCNSDETAHSQQADRENPGLSIRDEMINKKILQFLIKKSLHLQIKCNKERFDKTTISHVELPNNLEIIKQFIQEYMTNEKPCYVYFIDKDLIPSFTEAQKINIHFSTPKHYESNSPVERFHSTLIEHLRILKQKDNVKPINELISYAIIAYNSTVHSVTKFTPHEIVLGHTNSRDPLDLIATTFHSDYVSSHKNKVDAMYETIGEKTDQNKEKILARRNVKGNEAFDFKLNQKVYKNLNLRNKNHPRFSDPYVIIEKLNHNKVKIKSVKSPFKIEIVHVKELKKPLITDDPSYTKNPDTMT, from the exons ATGACCAAGTGCTTAAAAAGggatgcaaaaattatacacaCACCCGAATTCATAAATGCTTTTGACCATT GCGCGAGTAATTTTGCAATCGGCGCAGTGTTGTCGCAAGAACCCATACCTATCGATAAACCTATAGCCTACGCCTCGAGAACCCTAAACGACACGGAAactaaatattcaacaatagaaaaagaaCT aataaaattaaacctaTACGACAACGAATCAGTGGTCAATAATCCCGGCGATACCGATGCGAATATTAAGGAATACTTAGAAAACCAAACAGAAATTTCAGCTCAAGGTAACGACGACGATACGAATGAACCGGGCCCTAGTCaacgaaaaataaacgttATATCTGATATCCGACTTCATCCTGTAAATCTTCCCAACACGTGCAATTCTGATGAAACCGCACATAGTCAACAAGCCGATCGCGAGAACCCTGGACTAAGCATTCGTGACgaaatgataaacaaaaaaatactacaaTTCCTGATAAAGAAATCTCTACACCTGCAGATTAAATGTAACAAAGAACGTTTCGATAAAACCACGATAAGTCACGTAGAGCTACCCAATAACTTGGAAATTATAAAGCAGTTTATCCAAGAATACATGACTAACGAGAAACCTTGTTATGTCTATTTTATCGACAAAGATTTAATACCTTCATTCACAGAg GCCCAAAAGATAAACATACATTTCAGTACCCCTAAACATTACGAATCAAATTCGCCTGTTGAACGTTTCCATTCCACTTTGATCGAACACCTTAggattttgaaacaaaaagataACGTAAAACCAATTAATGAGTTAATCTCATACGCCATAATCGCGTATAATAGCACGGTTCACAGCGTTACGAAATTTACACCCCACGAAATTGTCTTAGGTCATACTAATTCCCGAGATCCTCTTGATTTAATCGCAACaacgtttcattctgattacGTTTCGTCGCATAAGAATAAAGTCGACGCCATGTACGAAACGATTGGAGAAAAAACcgatcaaaacaaagaaaaaatcttagcAAGAAGAAATGTTAAAGGCAACGAAGCATTcgactttaaattaaaccaaaaagtttacaaaaacttaaatctcagaaataaaaaccacCCTAGATTTAGCGATCCATATGTAATTATCGAGAAATTGAATCATAAcaaagtaaaaatcaaaagtgtcaaaagtccattcaaaatcgaaattgttcatgttaaagaattgaagaaaccCCTTATTACAGATGACCCTTCATACACGAAAAATCCCGATACCATGACTTAA
- the LOC136418984 gene encoding uncharacterized protein, protein MTKLLQEFSDINIKYDLLHETINNFTDYKSEFYNSFVITNNLKQKINEQINQIFPTKMRTKRALLNALGTIIKTVTGNLDQEDAKRIDQNINILKENQNNLKLVLDKQTTLLTNAINNFQETIKNVSHDQIVLDSKIKEIIEVVNEVNIKQANLFEFFRIHKIITQITTFYQNIYDILSDIEEAITFAKLNTFHNKIINSGMLLNKLKLIQNQVQQGKLPFEPDTDNLLNIENTLKIKSYVKNNVIVFIIEIPLVETQAYNLYRLFSLPVKYNNSYKIIVPSFEYLIIKDKTFGYVNQPCQYVSFNEYLCSHVRPENFNDYVPCEVELLRYENNITNCNPVYLDIKNLQIQNVDESKWIVITTQKIIGVEICKESQGNV, encoded by the coding sequence ATGACTAAATTGTTGCAGGAATTTTCggatattaacattaaatatgatttacTTCATGAgaccataaataattttacagactacaaatccgaattttataactcttttgtgataacaaataacttgaaacaaaaaattaatgaacagataaaccaaattttccCAACAAAAATGCGTACTAAGCGAGCCTTACTAAACGCATTGGGCACTATAATCAAAACCGTGACAGGAAACTTAGACCAAGAAGACGCAAAACGCATTGACCAAAACATTAACATACTCAAAGAAAACCAGAACAACTTAAAATTAGTCCTCGATAAACAAACAACGCTCTTGACTaacgcaataaataattttcaagaaacgataaaaaatgtatcacacgatcaaattgttttggattcaaaaattaaagaaattatagaAGTCGTAAATGAAGTCAATATTAAACAAGCAAACCTTTTTGAGTTCTTTAGGATTCATAAGATCATCACACAGATTACAACATTTTATCAGAACATCTACGATATACTTTCAGACATAGAAGAGGCAATCACGTTCgccaaattaaatacttttcataacaagataattaattcaggcatgcttttaaacaaattaaaactcaTTCAAAATCAGGTGCAACAAGGAAAATTACCATTCGAACCAGACACCgacaatttattgaatatcgaaaacactctaaaaataaagagttacgtaaaaaataatgtgataGTCTTCATAATCGAAATCCCTTTAGTGGAAACCCAagcttataatttatatcgatTATTTTCGTTACCTGTCAAATATAacaattcctataaaataattgtaccAAGTTTTGAGTATCTcataataaaagacaaaacaTTTGGATACGTCAATCAGCCTTGCCAATACGTATCtttcaatgaatatttatgttctCATGTACGCCCCGAAAACTTTAATGATTATGTACCATGCGAAGTTGAATTGCtaagatatgaaaataatattacgaATTGTAACCCAGTGtatttagatataaaaaatttacaaatccaAAATGTAGACGAAAGTAAATGGATTGTAATAACAACTCAAAAAATCATAGGAGTAGAGATTTGTAAGGAATCACAAGGTAATGTCTGA